The genomic interval GTCGTACAATGGTTGATTCGTTGTATCGATTTGGTTCCATAATTCGTTGTTGTCATACACGCTCTTATATTCTTCTTTAAATAATTCAGGTGTTACAACGCTTTCAACTGCATCTGCTACTTCTTGAATGGATGGCCAAATATCTTTCAAGAACACATCATTGCCTTGTTGGTCTTGACCTAATACTTCGCTGTGAAGATCGATATCTACAGTACCTGCCAATGCATACGCAACAACAAGTGGTGGTGAAGCAAGATAGTTTGCTTTCACTAATGGGTGAATACGACCTTCGAAGTTACGGTTACCTGATAATACAGAAGTGACAAGTAAATCTTCGTCAACAATCGCTTTTTCAATTTCTTCTAATAATGGGCCTGAGTTACCGATACAAGTTGTACAGCCATAACCAACTAAGTTAAAGCCGAGTTGATCTAAGTAACTTTGTAAGCCTGAGTCACGTAAATAACCTGTTACGACTTTTGAACCAGGTGCTAAAGATGTCTTCACATAAGATGGCACCTCTAAACCTTTTTCAACTGCTTTTTTCGCTAATAAACCCGCACCTAACATCACGTATGGGTTAGATGTGTTCGTACAAGATGTAATCGCTGCAATCGCAATATCACCTGTCGTCATTTCAGTTGTTGAGCCGTCTTTAAAGTTCACTGTCGCTGTTTTATCGAATTCCGACTTATCTAAACCATGACCTTGGTTACCCGCTGGAGCTGTAACAGATTTTTCGAATTCTTTTTTCATGTCGCTTAAGAAAATTAAATCTTGAGGACGTTTAGGACCAGATAAAGACGCTTCAACAGTTGATAAGTCTAAATCTACCACATCTGTATAGTTCGGTTCTTCATTTACATCAAAGAACAAGTGGTTTTGTTTTAAGTATTTCTCGACTGTTTCAATATGCTCATCAGAACGACCCGTTAAACGTAAATATTTTAAAGTTTCATCGTCAACTGGGAAGAAACCACAAGTCGCACCATATTCAGGCGCCATATTCGCGATTGTCGCACGGTCAGCAAGTGGTAATTTGTCTACACCAGGACCAAAGAACTCAACGAACTTACCTACAACGCCTTTTTTACGTAATAATTCAGTTACACGTAATGCTAAGTCTGTTGCATTAGCACCTTGAGGTAATTCGTTCGTCAAACGTACTCCAATCACTTCTGGAATTGGGAAATATGAAGGTTGACCGAGCATACCCGCTTCAGCTTCGATACCACCAACACCCCAACCGAGAACACCTAAACCATTGATCATTGTTGTATGAGAGTCAGTACCTACTAATGTATCAGGGAATGCAACTTGTTCGCCATTCTCTTCACGTACGTGGACAACATTAGCTAAATACTCTAAGTTAACTTGGTGAACGATACCTGTTGCTGGCGGTACTGCGTTATAGTTATCAAACGCTTTTGTCGCCCAGTTTAAAAATTGGTAACGCTCATAGTTACGTTCAAATTCTAATTTCATGTTGCGTTCTAACGATTCAGGATTCGCATAGCTATCAACTTGTACAGAGTGGTCGATAACTAAGTCTACAGGTACTTCAGGATTGATTTTAGTTAAGTCCCCACCTACATCATCCATCGCTTTACGTAATGAAGCCAAGTCCACGACAGCTGGCACACCAGTAAAGTCTTGCAAAATAACACGTGATGGCTTAAATGGCACCTCACCTTTTTCGTTTTCTTTACCGAAAGATGAAAGTGCTTTAATGTGTTCATCTGTAATGACAAAGCCATCCTCTTGACGTAAAACAGATTCAAGTAACACACGAATTGAGTATGGCAAACGACTAATTTGTGTGTAACCTTGTTCTTCTAAAGTGTTTAAATCGTAATACGTTAAGTTCTTACCATTTAATTGGAATGACTTTTTTGCTTGTGCTTTTAAATTTGAAGCCATTGAATATCCCCCCTGATATTTTTATATGCCGTTTATTTAATTGTATAATTA from Staphylococcus sp. MI 10-1553 carries:
- the acnA gene encoding aconitate hydratase AcnA, translated to MASNLKAQAKKSFQLNGKNLTYYDLNTLEEQGYTQISRLPYSIRVLLESVLRQEDGFVITDEHIKALSSFGKENEKGEVPFKPSRVILQDFTGVPAVVDLASLRKAMDDVGGDLTKINPEVPVDLVIDHSVQVDSYANPESLERNMKLEFERNYERYQFLNWATKAFDNYNAVPPATGIVHQVNLEYLANVVHVREENGEQVAFPDTLVGTDSHTTMINGLGVLGWGVGGIEAEAGMLGQPSYFPIPEVIGVRLTNELPQGANATDLALRVTELLRKKGVVGKFVEFFGPGVDKLPLADRATIANMAPEYGATCGFFPVDDETLKYLRLTGRSDEHIETVEKYLKQNHLFFDVNEEPNYTDVVDLDLSTVEASLSGPKRPQDLIFLSDMKKEFEKSVTAPAGNQGHGLDKSEFDKTATVNFKDGSTTEMTTGDIAIAAITSCTNTSNPYVMLGAGLLAKKAVEKGLEVPSYVKTSLAPGSKVVTGYLRDSGLQSYLDQLGFNLVGYGCTTCIGNSGPLLEEIEKAIVDEDLLVTSVLSGNRNFEGRIHPLVKANYLASPPLVVAYALAGTVDIDLHSEVLGQDQQGNDVFLKDIWPSIQEVADAVESVVTPELFKEEYKSVYDNNELWNQIDTTNQPLYDFDPQSTYIQNPTFFQGLSKEPSTIQPLSNLRVMGKFGDSVTTDHISPAGAIGKDTPAGQYLTANGVSPRDFNSYGSRRGNHEVMVRGTFANIRIKNQLAPGTEGGFTTYWPTGEVMPIFDAAMKYKEDGTGLVVLAGNDYGMGSSRDWAAKGTNLLGVKTVIAQSYERIHRSNLVMMGVLPLQFKEGESADTLGLDGTETIAVDLDENVQPGQTVKVTATKEDGTTVEFDVTARFDSNVEIDYYRHGGILQLVLRKKLASE